In Chrysoperla carnea chromosome 2, inChrCarn1.1, whole genome shotgun sequence, the following proteins share a genomic window:
- the LOC123293229 gene encoding FMRFamide receptor, producing the protein MFTINETVSSTMTLLATTTAQLSLLAISSTTSTTFEPTNGSTEIPTTDSPTTLHISPAIYPTERKYPNPCVKDYDPNKELFKFYCYGVILNVIGILGILGNIISMIILSRPQMRSSINYLLICLALCDTVLILASILLFGLSSIYPYTGWMFTYYFYVWPHLSLLVYPLTGMAQTVSVYLTLTVTLERFVAVCHPLRARSLCTLGRARLYVIVIIIFSVLYNFPKFFEPSMGEAKFVVNVKLNVTVYCVGASNLRLDENYIKIYTHWLYLVFLYFIPFSSLAVLNAAIYRQVRKANAERQRLSRLQRREIGLATMLLCVVMVFFLCNILPLVVNVMEAFWKEMLDEMVQTSNLLVTINSSVNFIIYVIFGEKFKRIFLRLFCSHGIFGTTIGRESPDGATHDDSLASTADRQSIRLHRQNTALSRNGMSTRVVNGSVTNGKDRSRSVRARPPSPGPCVYYPASRGCKDISIVPTIPTTMTIIIRDVSSPTGSEWENGGNNSTGF; encoded by the exons atgtttacaataaaCGAAACTGTATCGTCAACAATGACACTATTAGCCACAACAACGGCTCAATTGTCATTGTTAGCAATTTCTAGTACAACTTCCACAACATTCGAACCGACAAATGGATCAACGGAAATTCCTACAACGGACAGTCCAACAACACTTCATATATCACCGGCCATTTATCCAACGGAACGAAAGTATCCAAATCCATGCGTTAAAGATTATGATccaaataaagaactttttaaaTTCTACTGCTATGGTGTGATACTGaatgttattggaattttaGGGATATTAGGAAATATCATTTCAATGATAATCCTTTCACGACCACAAATGCGATCCAGTATTAATTATCTACTAATTTGTTTAGCCCTATGTGATACCGTTTTAATTTTAGCCAGTATATTATTGTTTGGTTTATCCTCCATTTATCCATATACTGGATGGATGTTTacgtattatttttatgtctGGCCACATTTGTCCTTATTAGTATATCCGTTAACTGGAATGGCACAAACAGTATCAGTGTATTTAACATTAACAGTGACATTAGAACGTTTTGTAGCAGTGTGTCATCCATTACGGGCCCGATCACTTTGTACACTGGGTCGAGCACGTTTATATGTGATagtgattataatattttctgtgctatataattttccaaaattttttgaaccgtCAATGGGAGAAGCAAAGTTTGTTGTGAATGTAAAGTTGAATGTGACTGTGTATTGTGTTGGTGCGTCAAATTTACGTTTGGATGagaactatattaaaatttacacacaTTGGTTATATTtagtgtttttgtattttataccgTTCAGTAGTTTAGCTGTATTAAATGCAGCTATTTATcggcag GTGCGTAAAGCAAACGCTGAACGACAACGTTTATCAAGGCTGCAACGACGTGAAATTGGTTTGGCAACAATGTTATTATGTGTTGTTATGGTATTTTTTCTTTGCAACATACTACCATTAGTGGTGAACGTAATGGAAGCATTTTGGAAGGAAATGTTAGATGAAATGGTGCAAACCAGCAATCTATTAGTGACAATTAATTCTAGTgtgaatttcattatttatgtaatatttggtGAAAAATTCAAGAGGATTTTTTTACGGTTATTTTGCAGTCACGGGATATTCGGCACAACAATAGGACGCGAATCACCAGACGGTGCAACGCACGACGACAGTCTAGCTTCAACGGCAGATCGTCAGAGCATTCGTTTACATCGACAAAACACCGCGTTAAGTAGGAATG GCATGTCAACACGAGTCGTAAACGGCTCAGTAACTAATGGAAAAGATCGTAGTCGTAGTGTTCGTGCACGGCCACCAAGTCCAGGTCCATGTGTTTATTATCCAGCGTCACGTGGCTGCAAAGACATTAGTATAGTCCCCACAATACCAACCACAATGACTATAATTATAAGAGATGTATCCTCACCAACAGGTTCTGAATGGGAAAACGGAGGAAATAATAGTACaggattttaa